The Phoenix dactylifera cultivar Barhee BC4 unplaced genomic scaffold, palm_55x_up_171113_PBpolish2nd_filt_p 000478F, whole genome shotgun sequence genome contains the following window.
ccagactccatcaaccatattctatcaaattcattccatacagcactagttctcttacgagaagaggtttgatcttcactcggttcactagttctagaggaactaggaacatggggttggggattagtttcttctccttcagaaacaggaggaatgccaaaatgactttcctcaaaagatgacatatctaaattgatgaatgcaaaaaaaaaaactaaccacaaggaggaattgagtagagggtcagagggcagaggtagagccgagattctgagcttcctcttgtgctctcaacaggagtgaccttctcttctcaacaggaaccttcTCTTGTgcagcacttgaacacttgctagatgcaaactaaaaattaaattgctagaagagcactttagaagagagaaatagtagtagtagagaaggagagaatagttggtttggtgtggtgagaatgagggaggaaagggatatttataggactccaaaattttttttccaaaatacccctcaaattagccgtttttggactgttgggaggggtattttgggaaaaaaccaaaaaatagccgttgaaaacggctattttcttcccccctgccagacgggccgtgccatgccaggcacggcccgtaacgggtccaaacgggccgtgccaggcacggcccgtctcgtgcctggcacggcccgtaacgggcagaatttttctgccagacgggccgtgccaggcatggCCCGTTTggacccgttacgggccgtgcctggcacggcccgtctggcagCCCGTgaggggccgtgcctggcacggcccgtctcgtgccgtgCCGCCGTGGCCCGGAGGGCTTGggtcgggccggcccggcacggcccgttgcccatgACTAATCCTAAGATCCTTGCCTAAAGATTCTTAAAGTTTTTGGGTCCCCAGATTATCCTCACATTCAACCTTATTATCATAATCAAGATTTGCCAAATCGGTACCGAAGGTCGTACTGGCCGATAACTGGTTCGGCACGGTACGGGTCCGTACTAAGCTGTTCCGAGGCTTTTTGAGctcccttttttgtttttttacagATTTCGAATTAAAGTCGGTAAATGGTTTGCCaacttcaattcaaaatttataaatagAAAATTGCAAATAAAAGGGGTTTTGATGCTTCATTCTCTACCTCCCCTACTCCAAAAggatggagagggagagagagggagagagagagggagggagggggagagggagagggagagggagagggagaaagagggagggagagagggagggagggggagagggagagggagagggagtgaggaagagggagggagagagagaggccgagagaggaagaggggggagaggcgagagagagagagagagagagagagagagagagagagacgaaagagaaagagagacctaCTTGGGGCTTCGAGAGCCTCATTGGTTGTGGTAGTGGCATCGTTCGACTTTGTCGTCAAGCGCCGGAGATGTAGATTAAAGTTTAGGTGTTGAGGGGGAGGGTTGAAGCTGCGATCGAGGAGGCATTTTAGCCGTCGAATTACACAATGGGGGATCAATCGATTTTATATGATGAACCATGCCAGTAGTTGATTAGTTCAGTTCGGTACGCCTTGAACTGGCCGATTCGGCATGGTTCAGCATTCCCCGATCATAATACTATTTGCATCTTCTTTCAGCTTCGCAAGTACTATTCATAAAGCTTCTCAAAGTTTTTTTGTCCTCAGATTATCCCCACATTCAACCTCATCATAATACTAACCGCATCTTCTTTCAGCCTTTCAACATGTCTTCTTCAAATCCACCTTCAATAGAACTTTTGCGTCTCTATACTTTTTTCTAAAGTTAATGCACTGATGCAAAATGAaagcacaatcaaggaactGCTTCCCTGTCAGAAATACTTATGCATCTGAAGAAACATCCAGACACTTTAATAATGGATGAGGGCCTTCACAGAACATGGCACACAAAATTTAACTAAACTTTTTGCATGGAACTGTTTAATGCTTTGTCCTATTCTTTCAAATATAGCTAATAAATTCTACATTAATGCTTTTTTAGAAAGCTACTCATTGCCTTCAAGTTAGCTGAACATGTCTTCCCCTAAACCATATCCTCCATCCGACAGTAGGGAGCCATCTGAATATCATGTGCAGTTGACAGTATGTTGCACTAATGTTCAATCATCACAATTTTCTGATTATGTCAATTTGCTAAAGCACCAGTATAGCACAATCAAATATCAAATGCTTCCTCACAAATATGCCTACTGCCAGAGACAACACCAACTATGACCCACTTAAGTAACTTGGCCAAAACATATTGGAAGTTTTTCAGATTCTTTGCTTCTATTGAAAGTAAGAGAAGTTGCATATAAATTCTCGCAGAGCCATTGGGTCTCAAATATATTTGAAAATTGAAAGTCTCCCTGCGACATCCCTTGGGCCAAAAAAGACTTAACACCCATTGAACAATCAATTCAAGGCTTTTTCACATTCCGTGCTGAGCTCATGATAAGCATGAACTGAAATTCTGGGCATATCAAAAAGCCTTCCTGTATGCCCTCCTTAAGctttgggagaaaaaaaaaagccttccTGTATGCCCTTTTCTTGCTCCATCGCTTGCCTTTCCAGTGCAAATCAGTAGGTACAAATCATGGTCTGGGGCAAGAGTTAGAAACAAAGGCCACCGGGAGCAAGCAATGATGAATCCGAGTTTCCTATGGAGTTAAACCcatttacatcttcttttagtaaCTTAAGAGGGTGCCAACAAAAGGCAAGCATGTTAGGCCTGCAGTTTTATATTAGTTATCAAATGTGATTAATTGCAGCCAAGATTATGCACCTGCGCTTTAATTGTTCATGATGCACAAAATAGTTGTTCTTGCTGGTTGAGACTGAACACTGGGAAAGGAATCATCAATCGACACTGCTTGAGGTGCTTTGGTTGGTAGGCCATGTTATAGAAACTAAGCTGACCGACTTTTGCACAAAATGGATGTTGTATTGCTAATATGACATATTTTATGTGATTCAACTGGATTCTTATACATATGGATATGATTCATCTCCCTCTTGCCAGTGCTTTCCTAATTTCATGAATGAACCTTGACCTTCTTGCTGTTGGTTTTCACATGTATTAAGTTTCTCTGCTTGCTGGAGTTTGTGCCCCCCTCCCCAAAAAAACCTCTCAACAGACTTATCATCATCTAATTCCGTAACCTTTTCTATTAATGCTGTTAGTCTTTCTTTGCATTTTCTCTCTGTGTCttgttaagttctaattggTGTCCTTTCTGTTTATTATTATTGCTTGATCTTCTGAAATCTCACATGTACAATGCCTGCGTTGAAATTTCTGCTAAGATATCAGTTATCTGCTTGCATCTTTGCTATTTTTTGAGTTAAAGTTGCCTCTGATTTCCTTTGGTGTTTTTTAGTTCAACTTGTGCCAGGAACTGAGGTAGCTGTTGCACCAAAGAAGCGTACAAAAGGGACAGATGCCAATCGGGATGTCCAGAAGCAAAGTTCAGTGAAAGAGCAACTTATGATGAAGGCACTACTACGCGTTCAAGCTGCAGACAAAAGACATGTACATAGATTTAAATTTGGAGATGTTGAACTGGGGGTACTATTGACATCGGTTGTTTTTATACATCCAGAAACAGCTTCAAAGTTTTCATTTGATAATCTTCAGTTAGTAACTGTTTTTCCTAGATTACCAAATGAAATCATGCAGAATGGAAAAGATATTATCCAGAGAAGAGGAAGTAATTCTCCTGGTACAGATAGAAGTAATGGGGTTTTAATACCTAGTAAGGAGGCAGTGAGACATACAGTTGTTCGTATCTTATTTTCAGTCTCAGTAGCCAGAGGACATGTTATGCTTCCTCAGTCTCTTCGTCTTTTTATAGGAGCAGGTGTACATTCATGTAAGTATGTAAAGTTAAAATCATTATATGATGTTAATTTTTTATGCTTTAAAACCTTCATATTTCTTAGCTGTATTAGTTGTTAATATCACTCTACCATGAATTGACTGAAGTAATTGCAAAGTTTTCAATACTACTATCATTGTGAAACAATATGAAGCAGAAGTGCTTCTACTTCTGTTTTTCTTGTCTAGCAACTTAATTATTGTGGAGCTGAAAAACTTAAATGGATGTTTCGTGCTTCAATTCTAGCACTTGTCACATGCTTTCTGAGTCGTAAGCTTAAATTATGTTAAGCTGTTATACCACCCAAAAGAATTGTTGTACTATTGTTTATTTTCCTGTCATTTTCAAATTGATTTTTGCTGTAATTTGTTACAGGGTGGTAATTCATCTGAGTTTCCATCATTGTCtttgttatttttatattttggtCTCATATCAGTTTcagtatatatttttatatttttatattttggcAAACAATGCCAATGGTTAGGTCTAATGGCCCTTTTATCAGTTTTGCTATCTTTTTTTCATACAAGCAGTAAAAACAAGTGTAGGCTCATTAGAGATATGAGAATGCCCTAAACATAGAATACATTGCTGAGCTAAAGagccaagaaaatcaaaagattCATGTTTTGTTCGGAAAGAGACAGGCCCGGTCAATTTTAAAGTCATTAATGATGGAATGTGGGAGCAGGGTGCTCTATCTGGTTAGCATATTTTATTGCATCAAGAAATGTATCAGTCTCGTATGTTCTATTGAAATGTATTAATATACTTTGATATAATTCTAGAATTCAAGGTCCACAAAACCGGCACTGAGAACTGTACTTGTATGTTATTGGTTTGGTACGGTACGATCAGTATGGTGTGGTACGTATCCCACACCGAGGCAGGCATCCAACACTTTGTACTCACTCCTAGCTACGGTACCACTGAAAATTGGGTAGTACGGGATGGTATGGACTCATATGGACTAGTTCAGCTCATATACCGAACCAAATTTTGGTATCAGCACTGGTACCTTATAGAGTACAGTATGATCAATACGGGGCAGTACGGTAGACCTTGATAGAATTGATAACCACCcatcagtttttttttaaatgctaTTTCTTGAGTTCTTGACATCTTGTTCTAAAATATGTTACAATATGCACCATTTATCATGCAGAACTGAATAATGTGTTTTACAACAGTACTTCTGAAATGCTTTGTGATCTTTAGGACTAGTTTGTTGGCCTTTTCGTTATCCTCTTTTCATGCTTAggtttgtttctctttttcttattttatttcgtCAGCACAGTGAACCTACAATACTTAGCAGTGATCAGGGTATAGATAAAATTAATTTTGGATCACCGAGTTCTTCAATCATCTTACGGGTTACTGTCAATTTTGCCTTTTCACTTATTTGTTGCAGTGCTGTATTGAAGAGTCTGCTTTCTCTTGCAGGGGTTTATGTAATGAAATACTGCATTGGTCCGAAGAAGGATACTGCTTTGATGACACTATCTCCTTGTCGGTTTAAGTTAGTGAGGAAGAATAAACCTAATGATAACAATGGACTTGAGAATCATGAAGGCTACACACATCTTAGTCGCAAACGTGTGCCTTCACCTGCAGGATTGTTCCTTGATGGAAATATGACAGACTGGTCAAATCATGAAGACCTCCTTAATTCTCTATCTCATGAAACTCTTGTACATGGAGATGATGATGGTGTTTCTAAATATCGCATGGCACTGGTTAAGCAGTTTCTTATCAAGTCATGGCTTCTTGGACAGCTCAAGGCAATTGCCTCACAGACTGGTAATGTGGATGTTACTTCAGTAGTTTTGGCAGACGAAACCTTGCTTCACTTTGAAGTGATAGATCATAAATTAAGAAGCAAAAAAATGAATGGTATATCAGAAAAGGAAAATGGCATGGGAGAATCTGCACTTGAGCTCCTGTATTTGTTGACAATTACTTCTGAGGAATCTTCGAATCGTGATTTACAGAATAGCTATGAGCTTGTCTTTGATACCAAAAAGAATGGTAATGATCTAGATGGCTTAGAACTGGCACTTGGAAAGTTGGAATTGGGTGACCCTGTATCTCTTGATTCTGTTGCTGAGAGTAGCTTCAACAGAAACTTCTGCCTGACGCTGTCTTCTTTAAGCTGGATGGAGACAGCTGTTTCTGATGTTATTAAGCGTATGCATTTTCATTTTGCCTTAGTTACTTGATATTTAATTTGTTTTAATTAATTTATGTGGCATAAAAACGTCTTAGTATTATGAATTCCTTATTTTTCATGGATTTCTTGCAGGTCTATTTGTGCTTTTGTCTCCATCTTCCAGTAAGTTGTTAAGCAGTTTTGATCTTCCTCTCCCAGGACACGTGCTTATATATGGACCTTCTGTAAGAAATCTTCCtctccctttatttttttttcttttcaaatttttatatcctctgttttaaaattttctctTAGATCTTTCTTTTCTATCCATAATCCTCTAGTCTAATTAAgcctatatttttttcttgatgCTATATGCTCTTCATGATTGTATTGCATCATTCTTTTTCAATTCAAGCTATAAATTATCAGCTCAAATACAGTAAACTAAAATTAATGAAGATGTACATGCCATCTGCAAATCTTGTTTGGCAGTGCTCTTTAAACTATATCTAATAGACACTAATGATACCCATAATCTTAAAGACTACGTCACTACCTCATATACATTTTAACAACTGAAGTAAACAATCTATGCTGTTGGAGTTGTTCGGTTGATATCTGCCATATTATGAAGTGGTGGATGCATGAGGATAATATTAACATGAAGGGTCAAAATGTCAACTTGATTAGAGTTGGTCTATGACCCAAGGTTACAGATAGGCATATTTCGGTCCTTGCTTGGAGTTTGTTCAGATGATTAACTTTTTAAAGACATATATTGAAGGCTTTTTGTTTCTTCTAGATCTCAAATTTTGAAGAAGTTAACAACCACACATAATCAAAGTTCACAGTCTCAGTACTAGACTGTGTACCTTAGGAGATAGGTGTGGTACCCTGCCGGTACCGTAACATACCACtggtatattaaaaatatatattttttatatttttgttttcaagGCTTTTAAGCTTTCTTTACTTAGTTTTGAGTGGAAAATAGGATTTTGTGATTTTGTTTTTGATGTTTAAATGTAATATACTTAATTTTTTATGTTACATGTTTAAGAAATCGCTTAACTATATAATACATGTTAAATTAACTAAATACAACATTGAAAATGTAAAATACTTATATTAAAATTGGAAATGGAATTCCAAGTCGAGTGTCGATGTCTCTGAGACACGTTTGGGTCACGTTCGTAATTGAGCCCTGCGACTTGTCTCTAGCCTTAGTATTGTGCCCACCTAGGATCATGATAATCTATATGTATCGAAAGTTTGGTTTACCTTGGTTCGAGCAAAATCCTGTACCGAGAACACAAACATCCCAATTTGTGGTCGGTACGGAACGATATTGACCGAACCAAGTGGTTTGGTCTGATAATGCTTTCCTTGCTCGTAATTTTATTGTATGAATGAATTTGAAGATTTTGCTACTTTATCCATCAGCTAGCAGGCTTGCTTATTGAACTAAATTAATTGTTGTACTGTTTGgaagttaaatatatgttattttAGCATACATAGGCATGCTCAATTTTGTTTAAGAATGGAAAATCTGAGTAAAATTACTTGCTTAGACAAATCAAGTGGTTGATAATTAAACTTTGATTATTTTAATGAGTGCATTTGCGGAATTTGTGCATTACCTAAAAGTGATCTCAATTTATGAAGTTATTTAAATGTTATGAGTATGTTATCATGCACTTGGAGTCCCACATTTATTCTTTACTGGACCTTAATCTGGTGAAGTTTGAATGAGACTCATCCAACTTATGCGTTTTTGATATCTTAGGGTTCTGGAAAAACTACACTAATGAGGGCTGTTGCTAAACATCTTGAAGAAAATGAAGAAGTCTTAGCCCACATGTATGGATTTAAATAGTGCTTTCAATATCATTTACTTCtgctttttttgttaaaaaaattgttttataTTTGCTGGGTGAGGCTGAGACTGTCAGGTTCAAGTCTCATctgatttcttttatgatgaGAGAACTGGATGAAGATACACTTTTTTTTATCAATATTGTCCTGATGGAGGTTTTTCACATGTAGAATTTTGATAAGCTGTTCCAAACTTGCTGTTGAGAAGAGTCAGACAATTCGACAAGCAATCACAGGCTACATATCTGAAGCTCTCATCCATTCACCTTCAGTCATCATTTTTGATGATCTTGACAGTATAGTCTCATTTTCTTCCGACTCCGAGGGGTCTCAGCTATCCAACTCTACCAGCGCTTTAGTCAAATATATAACTGATATTATGGACGGATATGTGGTAAGCTTGTTCTTTTAAATTGTCTGAAAGTGCTGACAATTTGATGTTGTTTTATTCAGTTAAAAAATCAGCTCCCATCAGTATACGTTTTTATGTCTGTATGTATATATTAGTGTTGGTTTTAGTTATCTTTTAGTTGTTTGTCCTTGCGTTTCCTGAGTAGGAGAAGAGTCGGAGCTCTTGTGGATGCGGCCCTATTGCATTTATGGCTTCTGTGCAGGCTCTCGGGAATTTACCTCAGTCTTTGAGTTCTTCaggtgatttttctttttctctttcttttatttatgtGCAGAAATGTTTTCCGCTTTAGATTCATGCACTAGTCAGTGTTTCTCAAGAACTTCATGTTTTTcatgaaaatagcttttttTATTACTCTGTAATGCTCATGTATCGAAATTTTATTTGTCAGGGAGGTTTGATTTCCACGTTCAACTTCCTGCTCCTGCTGTCTCTGAACGTGAAGCAATGTTGAAGCATGAAATCCAAAAACGTGCTTTACAATGTTCTGAGGATATACTTGCTCAAGTTGCTTCCAAATGCGATGGATATGATGCATATGACTTGGTACAtgtctctcataaattttcgcTTGTCCCAAATCATTCATCATGTTTGTGGTCTGTCTAATTTCAGAGGGTGTTGGTGCAATTTCAAATGTTTCATAATATCAAAACATTTTCTTAAACATTAATCATCAACAAAGAGTAGAAAATTTACTTAGGCACCATATTTTGATGCGTCTGCCCTGAGAGATTTATATTTGATCTGCCAGTTCGTCTAGTAAACAATAgtaattaatgattttaaatttcTAAATAAGTGTTGATTGTTCAATATTTTTGGAATTTGCATGTATTTATTGAGTTATACCTATGGTTCCTCTTTCAGCCTGTGTGCTGCTTTAGCTTTTCGACATTACCTTGTTGAATAAGACATGGTGATCTTCATTGTTCTTCAACAATGAGAGCAGATTATATTTTGTGGATGTCACACATAAGGGCTACCCAATGCACAGATGACTGCCTAATCGTTTACAGGAAGATGTAGATGCACAACGTCTCAACAGCCCAATTTTAATGGTATTAGTTGAAGTTAGTTTTAGGGCTGTGTACCACTTATCGATGGCTTCCTACAACAGGCCTGGAAACCATCCATTTGTCCATCAGCCTGTAACTGAAACTTTACCTAGGTTGAAACAAATCCGTGAGATATGGGATTTGCATATCATGTCTGTGATTCCTGGGTATTGATTTTTTTCTCTAATATAGGATGGTACAAAATGGTGCTAAAACCTCGACTTATTGCAGGAAATTTTGGTTGATAGGGCTGTGCATGTTGCTGTCAGTCGTTTTTTATCATCTCATGTTGATCAAGTACATGGAAACCCTACTTTGGTGAATGAAGATTTTTTGCAAGCAATGCATGATTTTGTTCCAGTTGCAATGCGTGGTCTTACAAAAGCGGCTTCTGAAGGTGGGCGTAATGGGTGGGAGGATGTTGGTGGTCTTACTGACATTCAGAATGCCATTCAAGAGGTCTGTTCATCTTGtcctgtattttttttcttttacaagGTTAGACAATATTTAGTTTTAGCCTTTGGAGGTGAACAGATCGATCTGTTAATGATTGCTTTTATATGTTATTACTGTTCATGTATCTGAATGCATctccttaattttttttggtaatgtAGTAACGAAAGCAGCAAAGTCTATGTACAGAGAAGCCTGATTGGTTACTAGAAATGGAATATTCTAAAGTTTTAATCAACATTGTTCTCttcatatttcttttatttaaacTGCAGTTTGTTTGGTGTTTTAGGCTATTTTGGTTAGACGGTAGGAAATAAGATTCTTAATCAGTACCAAAATGATTCACAATACGTGCATATAATGAagaaatcaatatatatatatatatatatacatatatatatagacacacacacacacacacacacacatatatatatatatacatatatatacacacacacacacacacatatatatatatacatatatacatacatatatatatatacatatacatacatacatatatatatatatatatacatacatacatatatatatatatacatacatacatacatatatatatatacatacatacatatatatatatacatatatatttatatatatatctacatacatacatacatatatatatatatatacatacatacatacatacatacatacatatatatatatatatatatatatatatatatatatatatatatatatatacatccatatatacatatacatatatatccatatatacatatatatccatatatacatatacatatatatccatatatacatatatacacatatacatatatacatatatacacatatacatatgtatatgtatatatacatatatatatatatacacacacacatatcacTCATAAGGGACTATTTTATAttggaaaaattacaaggttgataatggatatatatatatatatatacatgtatgtatgtgtatatatatatacacatatacatgtatgtatgtgtatatatatatacatgtatatgtatgtatgtgtatatatatacatgtatatgtatgtatgtgtatatatatacatgtatatgtatgtatgtgtatatatatacatgtatatgtatgtatgtgtatatatatacatgtatatgtatgtatgtgtatatatatacatgtatatgtatgtacatgtgtatatatatacatgtatatgtatgtacatgtatatatatatacatgtatatacatgtgtgtatatatatatatatacatgtatatacatgtgtgtatatatatatatacatgtatatacatgtgtgtgtatatatatatatatatatatatatatatatatatacatgtatttacatgtgtatatatacatatatatatatacacacacacacgtatCACTCATAAGGGACTATTTTATAttggaaaaattacaaggttgaTAATGGATTATTGTTGCTATAAATAGCTTGGTTTTCTTTTCTGTTCATGTTTTCTTCTAAATTGAACACTTATTTGATCTCTCTACTCATCATTTGTCTTcatgttattaaaaaaaatgtaggTGGAGTCACATGTAACTAGATAAATCATTAGGAACCATGCAGTTGGAAACTTTTGAAGATCATGTAATGCAACTTGTTGATGATGAAACGAGATCATTTCATAAGTGCTTTTGATATTTACAAGCTTTAGTATCTGAGTAATTttcatttatgaaaatatgtgggCTCTCACATTTGGAACTATTgacatcaaagaaatcaagtACTTTCTAACATTTGGGAAGATGTTGTTAATTTTTAAGAGTTTGGATCGAATCATTTGTGAACTGGATATATCAGTTTCTAAGAATCAATTTTGCATTGATATGAAACCCTGTGCAACACTAGACTCAAGCATAAGATTGGATTGTTAGAAAATAATTCTGTCAGGGAGAATTTAAAAAGAAGAGTCACCTTTAATAAGAAGAAATGATTTCTGTTTTGCAAACAATGAGACAACACCTTAATTGTTGCTACAACATGCATCTCTTTCACTTCATGGTGTATTAAAGTCCACGACGTGCTCTTTCTTGCTTCTGTTAATGTGGATATGCTGGGTTGGGTTTTTATGGGGAAATGAAGAGAGAAGAGCAAGAAAGCTTGGAGCATTAACAACATGAATTTTACTATTTCAGTAGCGCAATGAGTGGTGTTGACGCAGATGCCAAGTTCAGTTACTCTTGTAGCTAGAAGAGGCATTCTCTTTTTCATAAGAGAGGACCTTACAGCcttctttatattttcttttactaTTTTTTGTTCTTTAGGTTGCAGCTGCACATTTCTGATTCTCTCCTGTCCACTTGTGTGGAGTCATTGCTTGTTTTCTGCATTTTCTCCCATCAATCTGTTCTTGTTGGTCCTCAGAAAAAAAATGGTGATTTATTAGTATCCCGAAAAATAATTGCACCATTTAAAAGAATATTTCTTTTAACATTGCGAACTTGTCTCATAATGGAATGGGAGAATGAAATATAGGAATGATTAATTACCGATATTCCAGAAACTGGGAATGAAAGTGGTAATGGATGCAATTAAGGAGTGCGCAAGGTACTGAAAGTTATTGACCATTGCTTCGCATCTATAAGATTTTTACCTTACAAATGTAGAAAACGATAGCTGATTAACAACAATGGTTGCAGGAGTTttcctttttaagatttttgtgTTTATTATGTAATACTTGTCATTCACTACTGTAGCTGGAAGAATTATTTGGACATGTAAAGTCTAGGTAATGATTGTGTGACATGCTGTGAAGCTCACATTTGGGATTACAGCATGTGAGAGGACTGAGGAGCATTATTCTTCTGATAAACGGGGTAAATGGGTAAAATCTTATTAATTAAGTAAccatgtttcttttaacaactAAGAGAGTGATAAAGATGATATTAATTCTATCACAGATGCCAGTCCTTGTTCTTATCACGCACTAAAAAGGGAGATGTGTTTTTGTTAGGTTGATATTTCATTCTGTGGAAGGCACTCATATTAGTTTATAATCAAATGTATTGTCTTAGTTTCAAGAGTCTTGGTGTAAAACTAATCATATCTAAGCATCTAGAATATGAAGAAAGGTGAGTATAAACACAGAACAACCAAAATTTGACCTTTGGTGATGCCCGTTTTCTATACATAGTTTATCTTCTAGCAATATGTGAGGGTCTTGTTACACCATAAGTACTATGCCATGATTGCAACATAAACTACACTTGTTCCTTCAACATGGAGTTGGCTAAAAGAGCTTATCAGTTATTTACTTAACAGTGATTAGTTTATTTGacttattaaaagaaaaatgcatGATCGCATCAAGAGTCAAGACAAAAATTGTAATGGTGATTTGCCCAATGTGCTGACCAAAGTCTCACGGTAACCATACGGTATGACTGCGAAGAAGGATCACCTTAGGAA
Protein-coding sequences here:
- the LOC103719364 gene encoding peroxisome biogenesis protein 1 isoform X2 encodes the protein MMKALLRVQAADKRHVHRFKFGDVELGVLLTSVVFIHPETASKFSFDNLQLVTVFPRLPNEIMQNGKDIIQRRGSNSPGTDRSNGVLIPSKEAVRHTVVRILFSVSVARGHVMLPQSLRLFIGAGVHSWVYVMKYCIGPKKDTALMTLSPCRFKLVRKNKPNDNNGLENHEGYTHLSRKRVPSPAGLFLDGNMTDWSNHEDLLNSLSHETLVHGDDDGVSKYRMALVKQFLIKSWLLGQLKAIASQTGNVDVTSVVLADETLLHFEVIDHKLRSKKMNGISEKENGMGESALELLYLLTITSEESSNRDLQNSYELVFDTKKNGNDLDGLELALGKLELGDPVSLDSVAESSFNRNFCLTLSSLSWMETAVSDVIKRLFVLLSPSSSKLLSSFDLPLPGHVLIYGPSGSGKTTLMRAVAKHLEENEEVLAHIILISCSKLAVEKSQTIRQAITGYISEALIHSPSVIIFDDLDSIVSFSSDSEGSQLSNSTSALVKYITDIMDGYVEKSRSSCGCGPIAFMASVQALGNLPQSLSSSGRFDFHVQLPAPAVSEREAMLKHEIQKRALQCSEDILAQVASKCDGYDAYDLEILVDRAVHVAVSRFLSSHVDQVHGNPTLVNEDFLQAMHDFVPVAMRGLTKAASEGGRNGWEDVGGLTDIQNAIQEMVELPSKFPGIFSRSPLRLRSNVLLYGPPGCGKTHIVGAAAAACSLRFISVKGPELLNKYIGASEQAVRDLFSKAAAAAPCLLFFDEFDSIAPKRGHDNTGVTDRVVNQLLTELDGVEALTGVFVFAATSRPDLLDAALLRPGRLDRLLFCDFPTWQERLDILSVLSKKLPLASNVNLETIASMTEGFSGADLQALLSDAQLVSVHELLDSGDGGKPGRMPVITDELLKSVASKARPSVSEAEKRRLYGIYSQFLELKKSVSAQSRDAKGKRATLA
- the LOC103719364 gene encoding peroxisome biogenesis protein 1 isoform X1, which codes for MELEVRVVVGVESCFVSLPLPFIHTLESTRGGFLPSFLALDLRSRSGDHWNVAWSGSASKSSAIEVAQQLSESISLPDRIKVQVKAVANPPKAAFVTVEPNTEDDWEILELNSELAEEAILKQVGIVYEGMRFPLWLRGHTVVEFLVVSTSPKKSVVQLVPGTEVAVAPKKRTKGTDANRDVQKQSSVKEQLMMKALLRVQAADKRHVHRFKFGDVELGVLLTSVVFIHPETASKFSFDNLQLVTVFPRLPNEIMQNGKDIIQRRGSNSPGTDRSNGVLIPSKEAVRHTVVRILFSVSVARGHVMLPQSLRLFIGAGVHSWVYVMKYCIGPKKDTALMTLSPCRFKLVRKNKPNDNNGLENHEGYTHLSRKRVPSPAGLFLDGNMTDWSNHEDLLNSLSHETLVHGDDDGVSKYRMALVKQFLIKSWLLGQLKAIASQTGNVDVTSVVLADETLLHFEVIDHKLRSKKMNGISEKENGMGESALELLYLLTITSEESSNRDLQNSYELVFDTKKNGNDLDGLELALGKLELGDPVSLDSVAESSFNRNFCLTLSSLSWMETAVSDVIKRLFVLLSPSSSKLLSSFDLPLPGHVLIYGPSGSGKTTLMRAVAKHLEENEEVLAHIILISCSKLAVEKSQTIRQAITGYISEALIHSPSVIIFDDLDSIVSFSSDSEGSQLSNSTSALVKYITDIMDGYVEKSRSSCGCGPIAFMASVQALGNLPQSLSSSGRFDFHVQLPAPAVSEREAMLKHEIQKRALQCSEDILAQVASKCDGYDAYDLEILVDRAVHVAVSRFLSSHVDQVHGNPTLVNEDFLQAMHDFVPVAMRGLTKAASEGGRNGWEDVGGLTDIQNAIQEMVELPSKFPGIFSRSPLRLRSNVLLYGPPGCGKTHIVGAAAAACSLRFISVKGPELLNKYIGASEQAVRDLFSKAAAAAPCLLFFDEFDSIAPKRGHDNTGVTDRVVNQLLTELDGVEALTGVFVFAATSRPDLLDAALLRPGRLDRLLFCDFPTWQERLDILSVLSKKLPLASNVNLETIASMTEGFSGADLQALLSDAQLVSVHELLDSGDGGKPGRMPVITDELLKSVASKARPSVSEAEKRRLYGIYSQFLELKKSVSAQSRDAKGKRATLA